A genomic segment from Nicotiana tabacum cultivar K326 chromosome 7, ASM71507v2, whole genome shotgun sequence encodes:
- the LOC107798295 gene encoding peroxisomal adenine nucleotide carrier 1-like has translation MSGDLESISEATSGAIGALVSTTILYPLDTCKAKYQAEVQAHGLRKYRNLSDVLLEAISRGKVLSLYQGLGTKNLQSFIAQFVYFYGYSYFKRLYLERSGAKSIGTRANLIIAAAAGACTALATQPLDTASSRMQTSAFGKSKGLWKTLTEGSWSEAFDGLGISLLLTSNPAIQYTVFDQLKQHLLKGKEKTTEKDASPVVLSAFSAFALGALSKSIATVLTYPAIRCKVMIQAADDEDKKAEPKSSKTISGVICSIWKKEGILGFFKGLHAQILKTVLSSALLLMIKEKISASTWVLILALRRILLIRQRRLKST, from the exons atgtCAGGTGATCTGGAATCCATATCAGAGGCGACTTCTGGAGCCATAGGAGCTCTAGTTAGCACTACTATCTTGTACCCTCTTGATACCTGTAAAGCTAAGTACCAAGCTGAGGTTCAAGCTCATGGTCTCCGTAAATACAG GAATCTCTCTGATGTTTTGCTGGAGGCAATATCAAGGGGTAAGGTACTGTCACTGTACCAAGGTCTGGGAACCAAGAACTTGCAATCTTTCATTGCCCAGTTTGTATATTTCTATGGATATAGCTACTTTAAGAGACTCTATTTGGAGAGAAGTGGTGCCAAATCCATTGGAACAAGAGCCAATCTGATAATTGCAGCTGCAGCTGGCGCTTGTACGGCCCTAGCAACTCAG CCACTAGATACTGCTTCCTCAAGGATGCAGACAAGTGCCTTTGGTAAATCGAAAGGCCTCTGGAAAACACTTACAGAAGGTAGTTGGAGTGAAGCATTTGATGGCCTTGGAATTTCTTTACTGTTGACATCCAACCCTGCCATTCAG TATACAGTTTTTGATCAACTTAAACAACACTTGCTGAAAGGTAAGGAGAAGACGACAGAAAAAGATGCATCGCCTGTTGTACTTTCTGCATTCTCAGCTTTTGCATTAGGTGCGCTGTCAAAGAGCATAGCCACAGTTCTAACCTATCCAGCCATCAG GTGTAAGGTCATGATTCAAGCAGCGGACGACGAGGATAAGAAGGCTGAACCAAAATCAAGTAAGACAATCAGTGGTGTCATATGCTCTATCTGGAAGAAAGAAGGTATCTTGGGTTTCTTCAAGGGATTACATGCTCAAATCCTCAAAACAGTGTTAAGTTCAGCATTGCTtctaatgataaaggaaaagatCTCCGCCTCAACTTGGGTCCTCATACTTGCACTTAGGAGAATTCTACTAATCAGGCAGAGAAGGCTAAAAAGTACATAA